In Desulfarculaceae bacterium, the following are encoded in one genomic region:
- a CDS encoding response regulator yields MEDNALNMELAQDLLEVRGFEVLTASSAEEGLNLAHTQAPDIILMDIGLPGMDGLEATRRLKRDPATQGIVVICLTAHAMDGDRDKALLAGAEGYITKPIDTREFANQVLSYLNG; encoded by the coding sequence GTGGAAGACAACGCCCTGAACATGGAATTGGCCCAGGACCTGCTGGAGGTGCGCGGCTTCGAGGTGCTCACCGCCTCCTCGGCCGAGGAAGGCCTCAACCTGGCCCACACCCAGGCCCCTGACATCATCCTGATGGACATCGGCCTGCCGGGCATGGACGGCCTGGAGGCCACCCGCCGCCTCAAGCGGGACCCGGCCACCCAGGGCATCGTGGTGATCTGCCTCACCGCCCACGCCATGGACGGCGACCGGGACAAGGCGCTCTTGGCCGGGGCGGAAGGCTATATCACCAAACCCATCGACACCCGCGAGTTCGCCAACCAGGTGCTCTCCTACCTGAACGGCTAA
- a CDS encoding PAS domain S-box protein translates to MFVDWGIRKKLTVITVATIIPLLAGAIWVTMILVDKSYSRQAAYLERANLERVANRLSFLTDNAVSDTLFLADLSFVRELSQAAMQRSTGQEPKARFHSEYRESLETMLEFVSSKKVYDQARLLDAAGREILRVNLVDGKAQAVPASQLQSKANRYYFTNAAKLPPGRVYVSYVDLNREGGKIEKPLKPMLRFAAAVRDAQGNLTGVVVLNFYVSYLFQRSLKDVLNTTQGKWVILDQDGYYLFHSKYPSREWGSPRDLNTGERCQKYFGKACQTILDGKDTEVNTEGGNWLSYSQVVRYPGNLDRFMVVAHFTPPPAVVDYLGRFGWVLGMILVVTLAAILLLVWISGRMVVLPMISLSNTMGRLRHNDLSARSSLSGKDELGRLAQGFNQMAESLQEAYGEMERQVRATEEANRELSNSEARVKAILDSTVDAIITITSDGVVQSFNQGAEKLFGYSALEVVGNKVNMLQPQDVAAQHDEYLQRYLETGEPHIIGVGREERGRRKDGTLFPMYLAVSEAWVEGDRLFTGIIRDTTKLKQTEESLRKSQRMYQSLADASPVGIFNTDQDGLCDYVNEQWLEMAGITAEEAMGDGWARAIHPEDRDAIYRDWQRTAEWGNPFEGEYRFQHADGKVVWFYVRAVPQAGEDGSANSFVGVVMDITERKETEKARAESMQLFQSTFEQAAVGIAHVAPDGKWLRVNSKLCQIVGYNREELLESAFQKITHPDDLDKDLSLVNKVLAGEIDTYTLEKRYLKKDGAVVWINLTVALVRDENGEPDYFISVVEDIDLRKKAESARAESEKRFRTLVANVPGAVYRCEHDENWTMRYISEPIRTITGYPPSDFIDNFQRAYVDIIHPDDREMVSKRISESVERGRGFEVEYRIIRRDGQVRWVYERGAAIADDQGTQWLDGAILDVTERKMAEQDNLRLGRILEESQNEIFIFDAESLKFLQVNQGARRNLGYSMEELRGMTPVDIKPEFTQEEFQKLVEPLHKGLESHLIFNTVHQRKNGSTYEVEVNLQLSTQELAPVFVAVIQDMTEKNRSQAEIQRLSLVAERTDNVVIITDGEGYIQWANQAFFRVSGYTLPEVEGKKPGVLLQGPDTDPDTVRFMSRQLARGEGFNVEIVNYSKNGHKYWQAVDVQPVHDDKGKLTNFVAVQQDITERKRNEVELRQQAQIIDQTHDAVISVSLEGEVTSWNQGAQALFGYNKEEALGKRMSFILRSQDAASLDETVLEELYRKGQHELEIVLKKKSGMEFTALLSLSLLKNLQGMPDGFVAYAVDISERKKAEEAVRMAKETAEEASRIKSEFLANMSHELRTPLNAIIGFSEILVDQTFGELNEKQLRQTRHILESGRHLLSLINDILDLSKVESGKMELEPSAVNLGGVLEATTVLIKEKAAKHGITLSLELPEELRLLNFTADERKLKQIMFNLLSNAAKFTPDGGAITITAAKEVGFIQVSVQDTGLGISPEDQARIFDEFEQVDSTYARKQQGTGLGLALTRKLVELHGGRIWLESEGLNQGSTFTFTIPLDLSARVFKDEAEPEPTNGSEADEDQELEGGTVLVVDDDPMARELLAGYLREGGYKTVLAADGAKGMEMALKHKPMAITLDLMLPDTSGFEVLRQLQEDPETASIPVIIVSITDDREKGLSLGAVEFLQKPVNKDQLLQILSDFVSCSAEGFSKVLVVDDNPADVELVHGILGTRGCEIIEARGGEEGIEIALREKPDLIVLDLNMPGTSGWDVLETLHEKSGNWRPPILVFTGAYLTSQERQKLAGQVQAVVMKGGGKQDLLREISRLTQMTFDGSAKE, encoded by the coding sequence ATGTTCGTCGATTGGGGTATACGCAAAAAACTGACGGTTATCACCGTCGCCACCATCATCCCCCTGCTGGCCGGAGCCATCTGGGTCACCATGATCCTGGTGGACAAGTCATACTCGCGCCAGGCCGCCTATCTGGAAAGGGCCAACCTGGAGCGTGTCGCCAACCGCCTGAGCTTTTTAACCGACAACGCGGTTTCGGACACCCTGTTCCTGGCGGACCTGTCTTTTGTGCGGGAGCTGTCCCAGGCCGCCATGCAGCGCTCCACCGGGCAGGAACCCAAGGCCCGCTTCCACAGCGAGTACAGGGAATCCTTGGAGACCATGCTGGAGTTCGTCAGCTCCAAGAAGGTCTACGACCAGGCCCGCCTGCTGGACGCCGCGGGCCGGGAAATCCTGCGGGTCAACCTGGTGGACGGCAAGGCCCAGGCGGTTCCCGCCTCCCAACTGCAAAGCAAGGCGAACCGCTACTACTTCACCAACGCGGCCAAGCTGCCCCCGGGCCGGGTCTATGTCTCCTACGTGGACTTAAACCGCGAAGGGGGCAAGATCGAAAAACCCCTCAAGCCCATGCTGCGCTTCGCGGCCGCGGTGCGCGACGCGCAAGGAAACCTGACCGGAGTGGTGGTGCTCAACTTCTACGTCTCCTATTTGTTCCAGCGCTCCCTAAAGGACGTGCTGAACACCACCCAGGGGAAATGGGTGATCCTGGACCAGGACGGTTACTATCTCTTCCACTCCAAGTACCCCTCCCGGGAGTGGGGCTCGCCCCGCGACCTGAACACCGGCGAGCGCTGCCAAAAATATTTCGGCAAGGCCTGCCAGACCATCCTGGACGGCAAGGACACCGAGGTGAACACCGAGGGCGGCAACTGGCTGTCCTATTCCCAGGTGGTGCGCTATCCCGGCAACCTGGACCGCTTCATGGTGGTTGCCCACTTTACCCCGCCTCCCGCGGTGGTGGACTACCTGGGCCGCTTCGGCTGGGTGCTGGGCATGATCTTGGTGGTGACCCTGGCCGCCATCCTGTTGCTGGTCTGGATCAGCGGGCGCATGGTGGTGTTGCCCATGATCTCGCTTTCGAACACGATGGGGCGGCTGAGGCACAACGACCTGAGCGCACGCAGCAGCCTGAGCGGCAAGGACGAGCTGGGCCGGTTGGCCCAAGGCTTCAACCAGATGGCCGAGAGCCTGCAAGAGGCCTATGGCGAGATGGAACGCCAGGTGCGCGCCACGGAAGAGGCCAATCGCGAGCTGAGCAACAGCGAGGCGCGGGTGAAGGCCATCCTGGACAGCACCGTGGACGCCATCATCACCATCACTAGCGACGGGGTGGTGCAGTCGTTCAACCAGGGCGCGGAGAAACTCTTCGGCTACAGCGCCCTGGAGGTGGTGGGCAACAAGGTGAACATGTTGCAGCCACAGGACGTGGCCGCGCAGCACGACGAGTACCTCCAGCGCTACCTGGAAACCGGCGAGCCCCACATCATCGGGGTGGGGCGCGAGGAGCGGGGCCGGCGCAAGGACGGCACCCTGTTCCCCATGTACCTGGCGGTGAGCGAGGCATGGGTCGAGGGCGACCGGCTGTTCACCGGCATCATCCGCGACACCACCAAGCTCAAGCAGACCGAGGAGTCGCTCAGGAAAAGCCAGCGCATGTACCAGTCGCTGGCCGATGCCTCGCCGGTGGGCATCTTCAACACCGACCAGGACGGCCTGTGCGACTACGTCAACGAGCAATGGCTGGAGATGGCCGGCATCACCGCGGAGGAGGCCATGGGCGACGGCTGGGCCAGGGCCATCCACCCCGAGGACCGCGACGCCATCTACCGCGACTGGCAGCGCACCGCGGAATGGGGCAATCCCTTTGAGGGCGAATACCGCTTCCAACACGCCGACGGCAAGGTGGTGTGGTTCTATGTGCGGGCGGTGCCCCAAGCCGGCGAGGACGGTTCGGCGAACAGCTTCGTGGGCGTGGTGATGGACATCACCGAGCGCAAGGAGACCGAGAAGGCCCGCGCCGAAAGCATGCAGCTGTTTCAGTCCACCTTCGAGCAGGCCGCGGTGGGCATCGCCCACGTGGCCCCGGACGGCAAATGGCTCAGGGTGAACAGTAAGCTGTGCCAGATCGTGGGCTACAACCGCGAGGAGCTGCTGGAGAGCGCTTTCCAGAAAATCACCCACCCCGACGACCTGGACAAGGACCTGAGCCTGGTGAACAAGGTGCTGGCCGGGGAGATCGACACCTACACCCTGGAGAAGCGCTACCTCAAAAAGGACGGCGCCGTGGTCTGGATCAATCTCACCGTGGCGCTGGTGCGCGATGAAAACGGCGAGCCGGACTACTTCATCTCGGTGGTGGAGGATATCGATCTGCGCAAAAAGGCCGAAAGCGCCCGGGCCGAAAGCGAAAAGCGCTTCCGCACCCTGGTGGCCAACGTGCCCGGCGCGGTCTACCGCTGCGAGCACGACGAAAACTGGACCATGCGCTACATCAGCGAGCCCATCCGCACCATCACCGGATATCCGCCCTCGGATTTCATAGACAACTTTCAGCGGGCTTACGTGGACATTATCCACCCCGACGACCGCGAGATGGTGAGCAAACGGATCTCGGAGTCCGTGGAGCGGGGGCGAGGCTTCGAGGTGGAGTACCGCATCATCCGGCGCGACGGCCAGGTCCGCTGGGTTTATGAGCGGGGCGCGGCGATCGCCGACGACCAGGGCACCCAGTGGCTGGACGGGGCCATCCTGGACGTGACCGAGCGCAAGATGGCCGAGCAGGACAACCTGCGCCTAGGCCGCATTTTGGAGGAGTCCCAGAACGAGATATTCATCTTCGACGCCGAAAGCCTCAAGTTCCTTCAGGTGAACCAGGGCGCCCGCCGCAACCTGGGCTACAGCATGGAAGAGCTCAGGGGCATGACCCCCGTGGACATCAAGCCCGAGTTCACCCAGGAGGAGTTCCAGAAGTTGGTGGAGCCCCTGCACAAGGGCCTGGAAAGCCACCTCATCTTCAACACGGTGCACCAGCGCAAGAACGGCTCCACCTACGAGGTGGAGGTGAACCTCCAGCTTTCCACCCAGGAGCTGGCCCCGGTGTTCGTGGCGGTCATCCAGGACATGACCGAGAAGAACCGGTCCCAGGCCGAGATCCAGCGTTTGTCCTTGGTGGCCGAGCGCACCGACAACGTGGTGATCATCACCGACGGGGAGGGCTACATCCAGTGGGCCAACCAGGCCTTCTTCCGGGTGAGCGGCTACACCCTCCCGGAGGTGGAGGGTAAAAAGCCCGGTGTCCTTTTGCAGGGCCCGGACACCGACCCGGACACGGTGCGCTTCATGAGCCGCCAGCTGGCCCGGGGCGAAGGCTTCAACGTGGAGATAGTCAACTACTCCAAGAACGGGCACAAGTATTGGCAGGCGGTGGACGTGCAGCCGGTGCACGACGACAAGGGGAAACTGACCAACTTCGTGGCCGTGCAGCAGGACATCACCGAGCGCAAACGCAACGAGGTGGAGCTGCGCCAGCAGGCCCAGATCATCGACCAGACCCACGACGCGGTGATCTCCGTGAGCCTGGAGGGCGAGGTGACCAGCTGGAACCAGGGAGCCCAGGCCCTGTTCGGCTACAACAAGGAGGAGGCCCTGGGCAAGCGCATGAGCTTCATCCTGCGCTCCCAGGACGCGGCCAGCCTGGACGAAACGGTGCTGGAAGAGCTTTACCGCAAAGGGCAGCACGAGCTGGAAATCGTGCTCAAGAAGAAGTCGGGCATGGAGTTCACCGCCCTGCTTTCGCTTTCGCTGCTCAAAAACCTGCAAGGCATGCCCGACGGTTTCGTGGCCTACGCGGTAGATATCAGCGAGCGCAAGAAGGCCGAGGAAGCGGTGCGCATGGCCAAGGAAACCGCCGAGGAGGCCAGCCGCATCAAGAGCGAGTTCTTGGCCAACATGAGCCACGAGCTGCGCACCCCGCTCAACGCCATCATCGGCTTCTCGGAGATTCTGGTGGACCAGACCTTCGGCGAGCTGAACGAAAAACAGCTCCGGCAGACCCGCCACATCCTGGAAAGCGGACGCCACCTGCTTTCGCTGATCAACGACATCCTGGACCTGTCCAAGGTGGAAAGCGGCAAGATGGAGCTGGAGCCCTCGGCGGTGAACCTGGGCGGCGTGTTGGAAGCCACCACGGTGCTCATCAAGGAAAAGGCCGCCAAGCACGGCATCACCCTGAGCCTGGAGCTGCCCGAGGAGCTGCGCCTGCTCAACTTCACCGCCGATGAGCGCAAGCTCAAGCAGATCATGTTCAACCTGTTGTCCAACGCGGCCAAGTTCACCCCGGACGGCGGGGCCATCACCATCACGGCCGCCAAGGAAGTCGGCTTCATCCAGGTCAGCGTGCAAGACACCGGCCTGGGCATCTCCCCCGAGGACCAGGCGCGCATCTTTGACGAGTTCGAGCAGGTGGACAGCACCTACGCCCGCAAGCAGCAGGGCACCGGCCTGGGCCTGGCCCTCACCCGCAAGCTGGTGGAGTTGCACGGCGGACGCATCTGGCTGGAGAGCGAGGGCCTGAACCAGGGCAGCACCTTTACCTTCACCATTCCTCTGGATCTATCCGCCCGGGTGTTCAAGGACGAGGCCGAGCCGGAACCCACCAACGGCTCCGAGGCCGACGAGGACCAGGAATTGGAAGGCGGCACCGTGCTGGTGGTGGACGACGATCCCATGGCCCGCGAGCTCCTGGCTGGCTATCTGCGCGAGGGCGGCTACAAGACCGTGTTGGCCGCCGACGGAGCCAAGGGCATGGAGATGGCCTTGAAGCACAAGCCCATGGCCATCACCCTGGACCTTATGCTGCCCGACACCAGCGGCTTCGAGGTGCTCCGGCAGCTACAGGAAGACCCTGAGACCGCCTCCATCCCGGTGATCATCGTTTCCATCACCGACGACCGCGAAAAGGGCCTGAGCCTGGGCGCGGTTGAGTTCCTGCAAAAGCCGGTGAACAAGGATCAGCTGCTCCAAATCCTCTCGGATTTCGTATCTTGCAGCGCGGAAGGCTTCAGCAAGGTGCTGGTGGTGGACGACAACCCGGCCGACGTGGAGTTGGTGCACGGTATCCTGGGAACGCGGGGATGCGAGATAATTGAAGCCAGGGGCGGCGAGGAGGGCATCGAGATCGCCCTGCGCGAGAAGCCCGACCTTATCGTCCTGGACCTGAACATGCCCGGCACCTCGGGGTGGGACGTGCTGGAGACCCTGCACGAGAAAAGCGGCAACTGGCGGCCGCCCATACTGGTCTTCACCGGGGCCTACCTAACCTCCCAGGAGCGGCAAAAGCTGGCCGGCCAGGTGCAGGCGGTGGTAATGAAGGGGGGCGGCAAACAGGACCTGCTGCGCGAGATCAGCCGGCTGACTCAAATGACCTTTGACGGGAGCGCAAAAGAATAA
- a CDS encoding two-component system response regulator produces the protein MDQARQGGGSSPEQPEPRKILVVDDEQFNRELLEDLLIPLGYEVASAPDGESALKMAQADPPDLVLLDVMMPGLDGFEVARRLRQDQANEGVPIVMVTALRAVEDRVKALEAGANEFLSKPVDKIELKATVASQMKVKAYHDFMANYQAELEKEVARRTEQLSQAMGRLKQASLDTIMRLARAAEYKDEDTGAHILRMSSYGAAVARHMGLGEEVALWILYAAPMHDVGKIGIPDSILLKPGPLDDEEWEVMKTHTTIGARILSGAKAGYLKLAEIIALTHHERWDGTGYPRGLKGKQTPLVGRIAAISDVFDALISRRPYKEPFSEEKSFDIIAEGKGSHFDPEVVEAFFAVRDEILAIKNKYSHDHSGDAEDIYTPPE, from the coding sequence ATGGACCAGGCAAGGCAAGGCGGCGGGTCTAGCCCGGAGCAACCGGAGCCCCGCAAGATTCTGGTGGTGGACGACGAGCAGTTCAACCGCGAGCTGCTGGAGGACCTGCTGATCCCTCTCGGTTATGAGGTGGCCAGCGCGCCGGACGGCGAGAGCGCCCTGAAGATGGCCCAGGCCGATCCCCCGGACCTGGTGCTGCTGGACGTGATGATGCCCGGCCTGGACGGCTTCGAGGTGGCTCGCCGCCTTCGCCAAGACCAGGCCAACGAGGGCGTGCCCATCGTGATGGTGACCGCGCTTCGGGCGGTGGAGGACCGGGTGAAGGCCCTGGAGGCCGGGGCCAACGAATTCCTCTCCAAGCCGGTGGACAAGATCGAGCTCAAGGCCACGGTGGCCTCCCAGATGAAGGTGAAGGCCTACCACGACTTCATGGCCAATTATCAGGCCGAGCTGGAGAAGGAGGTGGCCCGGCGCACCGAGCAGCTCAGCCAGGCCATGGGCAGGCTCAAGCAGGCCTCCCTGGACACCATCATGCGCCTGGCCCGGGCGGCGGAGTACAAGGACGAGGACACCGGAGCCCACATCCTGCGCATGAGCTCCTACGGCGCGGCGGTGGCCCGCCACATGGGCCTGGGCGAGGAGGTGGCCCTGTGGATCCTCTACGCCGCGCCCATGCACGACGTGGGCAAGATAGGCATCCCGGACAGCATACTGCTCAAGCCCGGCCCGCTCGACGATGAGGAGTGGGAGGTGATGAAGACCCACACCACCATCGGGGCGCGCATCCTCTCCGGGGCCAAGGCGGGCTACCTCAAGCTGGCCGAGATCATCGCCCTGACCCACCACGAGCGCTGGGACGGCACCGGCTACCCCCGGGGCCTCAAGGGCAAGCAGACCCCCCTGGTGGGGCGCATCGCGGCCATCAGCGACGTGTTCGACGCGCTCATCTCCCGGCGGCCCTACAAGGAGCCTTTTTCCGAAGAGAAATCCTTCGACATCATCGCCGAGGGCAAGGGCAGCCACTTCGACCCCGAGGTGGTGGAGGCCTTTTTCGCGGTGAGGGACGAAATATTGGCCATCAAGAACAAGTACAGCCACGATCATTCGGGCGACGCGGAGGATATCTACACTCCTCCGGAGTAG